One Astatotilapia calliptera chromosome 1, fAstCal1.2, whole genome shotgun sequence DNA segment encodes these proteins:
- the aqp9b gene encoding aquaporin-9b: MENEYRRKMKEKLGLRRDIFKEFLAEFLGIFFLILFGCGSVAQMVLSRAGLGDILSVHIGFTLGVMMAVYIAGGVSGAHVNPAVSLAMLILGKLPLKKFPIYVAAQFLGAFVGSCAVYGLYYDALMDFTKGEFIVTGENATATIFASYPSKHLSVLNGLGDQVIATAALVICILAITDRKNIGAPKGMEPLSIGLIIAGIGVSMSLNCGYPINPARDLGPRFFTALAGWGMEVFRAGGCWWWIPVVGPMVGGAVGAGVYLIFIELHHPEPEKQEQNNVQDKYEIVTMT, from the exons ATGGAAAACGAATacaggaggaagatgaaggagaAACTTGGCCTGAGGCGAGACATCTTTAAGGAGTTCCTGGCGGAGTTTCTGGGGATATTTTTCCTGATA CTCTTTGGATGTGGTTCGGTGGCCCAGATGGTCCTGAGCAGAGCAGGTCTCGGTGACATATTGAGCGTCCACATTGGTTTCACTCTTGGAGTCATGATGGCCGTCTATATTGCAGGGGGAGTGTCAG GAGCCCATGTGAACCCGGCAGTCTCTCTGGCCATGCTGATCCTGGGGAAGCTGCCTCTAAAGAAGTTCCCCATATACGTGGCAGCACAATTCCTGGGGGCTTTTGTTGGATCATGTGCCGTCTATGGATTGTATTATG ATGCTTTGATGGACTTTACCAAAGGAGAATTTATTGTTACAGGTGAAAATGCCACAGCCACCATATTTGCAAGCTATCCTTCAAAACATCTGTCTGTCCTAAACGGGCTTGGTGATCAG gTAATTGCAACCGCTGCACTGGTCATATGCATCCTGGCTATCACTGACAGGAAGAATATCGGCGCTCCAAAGGGCATGGAGCCTCTGAGTATTGGCCTGATCATCGCAGGCATTGGAGTGTCCATGAGTCTGAACTGTGGCTATCCAATCAACCCGGCTCGAGACCTTGGCCCCCGTTTCTTCACAGCTTTGGCTGGATGGGGCATGGAAGTTTTCAG AGCtggaggctgctggtggtggatTCCTGTGGTAGGGCCCATGGTGGGTGGCGCAGTGGGAGCAGGTGTTTACCTTATCTTCATTGAGCTGCACCACCCTGAACCTGAAAAACAAGAGCAGAACAATGTCCAGGACAAATATGAGATCGTAACTATGActtaa